CATTTAAACATGTACGGGACAGGTATATGtggatctaagatgagaccTAGGCCTATTAATGTTGTCTTTTGATACCAGCCTGTAATTAAATGAGGTTCTACATATTCaacctaaaaaatataataaaataatgaagcaGAAATTGGATTTATGAGAATGtcgatgattttttttctcatatggCAGGTTTGGTACGTTGCCggtgtaaatgtttattttgaacCTACGCGGGTTCATTTCCAAGGCTACCAACTCAACGACTGCCGTGCGGCCGTGATAGCGAGACCCTGACCAAAGGGATGTCGGCACTGGACAATAAGGCCTTTTAGAGGAAGGAACATAGTGCAGTCGTTAAACATATGGTATGGCTGTAAGCAGTGAATTATTTAAATCTGTAAATCTCTGTATAATTATAGCAAATGCTACTTAGTGTCAGGCTGGGGCTAGAAAGGGCCTCAGGAACAGAGATAAGGAATGGGGTAGATGAAGCCCTGTTTTGCTGTAAAAATGCTACTCTAGTCCATCTAAGAAGAAAGGGCCGCTGCTTGTCCTCCACCATCTTCATTTCACTTGTCTGTCCTTGGGCAACTATCCTATATATTGCAGAGAAGAACTGAGCTATCGATAGTATCTTCATAACCCGGAACCCTGAATGTCATCACAGTCATGAACTTGTGAGCAGAAGAACAAGGGAACTTTATTTCGATGGAGACAAAAGTTTCCCTGTTCACCCATAAGACAACAGCCATGCGAGTTCCAAAGGTGCAGGGCAATTGGGCCAGAGAACATAATCACACTTGAGCTCCTTTTGGTTCTAGAACTTCAGTTCTACAGGAACCATTAATAGTGCAAGAACCCCATGCAAGAATTCCTTCTTTATGTGAGATATTAATGCAGTCTCTGGATAACAGGCATCAGTAAATTTGACTTTGTATTTTTCTGCTTCCTAAGTTTCTCATCAGGTTTCCAGAATTACCCAGAAGATCCTCGCCAAGAGTTCCTCACTAATCCAGCCGTTTTCTTCATGGACCCCTGTTTCTCTATCAATACCTCGACGTGTGGCTGGTCCAACACCTGAGAACGTACGGAGACGTGGGATGACGCTTATCTCAAACCGTATGGAGGGATGCCGAGATCCAAGCTCGATGACTGGAAGAAGTAGAGACCATCTGTCATTTTAATGTATCGTGATATCACGTTGTGTGAATACCTATTGTCCATATGGTGCCTCCTACAACTTGTGCCACAATCTTATTCGTTTCCACCGGACTCGCCAGCCTGGTTTTAATTTGATGGACCCTGCGTGAtgagtagaaaaataaaaagagagttTTGTATAAAACATCTGCCTCGCGATCTGTATTTTAGAATAAAGTCTGTTTGTGGTTAAAAGTGTTGTTATTTGGTAACAAACCGCATGAATGATGGACAGTTGGACACCCAGTGCATTAAAGTAGCAATCACATGGCTCCAGCGTGCATTCTGATTCAGGAACAAGATAACTTCTTCTCTctacttcatttatttttgtgcagTAGCCTCGTGATTAGCAGAAAACATTCAAAATGAAGCAAATGTTATCACAGAACTTGAGAAACTAAGCCAAAGATACCATCAAGTTCTACCCATCTACtgatccttcctgcttttgatccaaaaaacacccaattaagctattttttggATTCTGCCAATTCCTTCTTGACAGCCGAAGGGGATCAGagttctccttggatcaagaagctctaagatattaatgtttattctatcatttatagcccggtatgttctgcttttaccctttttgaaggcatctgtTGTATCGGATACAACCACCtgccttggcagtgaattccgtaCCTTTATTGCCCTCACTTTTAAAGATCCCCCTTTTCTTggtcgtctatgaaatcttcATTCTTCCCGTCTCAGAGGATGACCTCTGAAGGTCACTGGAAACAACTTACAGCCCTTACAAAGCTGCTTCGTTCACTAAATATGGTCAAACCTCTGTAAAgtttaatttcatttgtttaCTCCGGGGGAAAATAAATTGTCTGTTTTCATGAATTCATCCTGAAACTTTTGCTAAAAGCATTGATGGTTTCATGTTGGgatcagaaaagaaaaaaaaaagggattactGGGAGATAATTAAATGACCCTACTAATGAGCTCATCAGATTTCAGCGTATTTGGTTTGTATATATAGACGGGTTCTAGTGTTTTGCGGAGACAGTATTTATTTCCAGCTCTCCAACTTTCGCCCTCGGTGGTGTGATGGACGCTAGATCTCTACGGAACTCGGAATGCGTGAGCCCCACAATTAGGACAATCCAgacaaaattctaaaaaatgGGGCAGAATCAAAGTTCTGGTGCCGAGGAGATCGATGTGGCAGACTTACAAGATTTGTATAAGAAGTTTGTGATCGAATGTCCTAGCGGAGCTTTGTATCAACACGAATTTAGAAGATTTTTTGGAATTTCCGAGAACCACGAAGCTTCACAATTTGTTGAAAGAATGTTCAGTTCTTTTGATAGAAATGGGGTAAGACAATGCTTTACTGTTTATCTTTTGTGTTGAAGACATGCTTGACGTGCTTGAGTGTTTTTAGGGCCTCCAGTCTCTTCTTGTATCTTCCCTGACCTTACGCTTGGTGTTCCATGAAGATAAAGAGGAAGACTTGAGCTTCCCGTTGTAGATATCTTTCTTTGCTCCATTTGGTGGCTTTGATAGCCATAACGGCCCAATGGTTTTGGAGTAAAGTGCCCACAGCAAGGGCTAAGCAGAGATACATCCATGTATCCAATGGTAGATATGTATTCTTCTGTTCTTTGGCACCCTTGGTCCAGCATGTGGGATGGAGAGCCACGGGGTACTTGGGTACTTTAAAGGCTTAATTTCCCTCTACAAGAACCTAAATTCACATATAGATCTATTCAAGGTCAATATAAGGAAGGAACTTTATCTACGGGAATGATAGGAACGTTCTAAgggagatttgtttttttttttacatactggACAGTTAAGACGTAgaattgtggggttttttttttctaaaaagttacaaaaaagagATACAATTATCCCTCTAACACGGGGTGTGTTCTTTATTATGGATTCCTAATAAGTTCATTTGAACCTGACTAGTCTCAACTTTGCTCTTACAGGACAACGCAATTGATTTTCTCGAATACGTGGCAGCTCTGAATCTCGTACTACGTGGGAAACTGGAGCACAAGTTACGATGGTCGTTTAAAATATACGACAGGGACGGAAACGGTTCTGTAGATAAAAGGGAATTGAGAGAAATCGTACAGGTACTGGCACCCCGTGGTGTAAAACCTATACGACGCTCCTTTCACTGACAATGTATAATAGAATGTTATGTAACTACCATTAGCTAATCAGGTCGGTCAGCGACCAAAATAGCCTCTATACACGCCAAGTAGATACGAGCGGCTTAGCCTCTAAATCTCggtttatttgtatttcattaGTAAAAGATcaggaaataatgaaatatccCTTTACTATTAGTAAACAGCTTTGTGGACCCACCGTCGGTCAAAAAAGACCCTGCGCCGTAGTATCTTCTTAAAGTATTAAAAAGGGAAGACTCTGGGAGTTATTTTGGGTAAGATGTTAAGCTGTTGGGAAAGGAGAAATCTGGTCAGTAGAAGAGCATAGGGACCCTATAAAATACTTATAGGCGTTTTTAACCAAGTACACCCCAATTGGCTGGTCTGGAACCCAATAGCAAACAAAGCTGTCCAAGAGCATCCAATCCAAAGGGAGCGAGAAAAGCCGTAGTGGGGCTTTATAGCTCCAGGTGACAAGGAGAGCCCCTGTTGCTGGGGTAATGAAGGAGGAGTCTCACCCCTGTCCCAGCAGTGTGATCTGGATCTGTGGGCATGGCCACCCGGCATGCATGTGGTGTGTGTGCACATCACGCCTCCCGCCACTCAGACGGTTCCCGTTGGCTCACGCGCCGGCACGGAGCGAATGGCTCCGCCCCACGCTGCCAGCACGTGACTGGACGCGGAGGAGGCGTCCGTGAAAATTCAACAACttaaacatgcaaaaaatgtataaaaccaaaTGTTTATAGATAATTAGTTGTTTTCTTCTTTAGTCAATTTATAGTGTGAAGAAAGACTGGAAAAGGGATCCAGAAACAGAATTAATGAGCCCTGACGACGTTTGCGAGAGGATTTTTCAGCTTGTTGATGAAAACGGAGACGGTAAAATCAGGACTTGCATTCACTGGATGCCCCTAAAATGATTCTAGGGCAGTTCAAATTTTAGACCCCTCTGTATTCTTAATTTCTCTGGTTTCGCATTTATTACACCTCGTCCCATGTGAAGATTGTATGAAGACTGTCAGTTTATTACTTTTAGTGCACATAATTTAGACAACTTGCCCCAAAAATCTAACTGTAACCTGCGCCAACTACCCATCTATGTAAAAAACCCATCCCATTAATGCCCCCAACACCCACTGTACCCCAATCACTTCTACATGCCCCCTAAAATTTCAGGTGTCCAACTGGGACAcctgttttagggggtgtggcaAGAGGTAGGGAGGGGCCAGGCCAGAGGTGTGGCCACCTGCTCATCTCACCTGAAGAGCCACCACGTGGTGCTTAGCAATAGAGTGTCGTGAGCTTAAAGCGGAGGTCTGTGGGTCAACAACCCAGTCGTCTGTTGATTTTGCAGCTCCTCAACCGGCCGAGGATCCCCTATGCCAAGAAAAGCAGGGCAGTTGCACAGCTACCTCGGATAGGAGGAGAGTGGAACGTTGCCTAAAAATCAGGACAGTCCCTCAAAAACAGGGACTGTTGGGAGGCAAGCTTCGATCACGCCTTTGCCATCAACCCCTGGCAACCACATTGTAAAGCCTGAACCCAATTTAATAAAACGGGGGCTGCCCGCACCATCCTCCGCCGCATCCTATCGcacacgcattcacactaccacCGGCCCGTGTAGATAAGCATGTCCAGCCATCACACACTGACAGCCTCCCGCGGGTGTTCTTCAGTACAGCTTCTTTTTTTGTCGTACGCATGGATTCAGCGGCTAATTCGAGTGGTCTCTCCTTCCCAGGCCAGCTTTCACTCGAAGAGTTTATAGAAGGAGCGAAGAAGGATGAATGGGTCTTGAAGATGCTGCAGCTCAACACAAGTCCGTATAACTGGGTTATGGAGCAACGGAGgaaaagtgctttattttaaaaatgatcgTATTTGCCTTGTTTGTTACTTTTGGGAACTCCCAGGGTTTGC
The nucleotide sequence above comes from Spea bombifrons isolate aSpeBom1 chromosome 10, aSpeBom1.2.pri, whole genome shotgun sequence. Encoded proteins:
- the LOC128467859 gene encoding guanylyl cyclase-activating protein 2-like, whose amino-acid sequence is MGQNQSSGAEEIDVADLQDLYKKFVIECPSGALYQHEFRRFFGISENHEASQFVERMFSSFDRNGDNAIDFLEYVAALNLVLRGKLEHKLRWSFKIYDRDGNGSVDKRELREIVQSIYSVKKDWKRDPETELMSPDDVCERIFQLVDENGDGQLSLEEFIEGAKKDEWVLKMLQLNTSPYNWVMEQRRKSALF